In Posidoniimonas polymericola, one genomic interval encodes:
- a CDS encoding putative ABC transporter permease subunit encodes MPQQPTVDEPRKGRRPPSGKVLPSEDGEAMLFWRVRGASFKTSVKQLYDANRLRTSLVVGLSLLFWCGLFALFYEGFKFLVQYVGGPGDTYHARTVQFIFHMFFASLNLMLVFSSAIITYGGLFASPETRFLLTQPVRAERIVLHKFQEAVLFSSWGFFLLASPLAIAYGIVTHAMWYYYALAVPLILSFVYIPCGIGCFLCLALLRGLPKLWKAVVAGSALAIITLTSISIWQSVHSPRDPLFGDAWFKATISRFRFAQSDWLPSSWLSSGLLEAAQPLDGLVDQPLELPYVQSCLYLAVLISNALVCHVLVVWSGRWWYRPAFSILECRTRRVRRGEVAWLDRIAMVVVSPLPHQVQLLLVKDWRLLRRDPVQWSQFLIFFGLLGLYFLNIDRFSAKSSDVSYVTWVNMVSFLNLAVVGLILSTFTTRFIFPMLSLEGRRFWVLGLMPVSRRTLVISKFVFAGIGSWGPCALLVLLSDLMLRLPMMVLLVHQLTTVMLCFGLAAMAVGLGAMMPDFRESSPSKIAAGFGGTLNLVLSALYIIVMVVLTALPCHFYHIATQSSLHNRLFDPDSLRWWLLGGTVTAVIVSVAAITIALKKGVRAFESLEFH; translated from the coding sequence ATGCCGCAGCAGCCGACCGTCGACGAACCTCGCAAGGGCCGGCGCCCGCCGTCCGGCAAGGTGCTGCCGTCAGAGGACGGCGAGGCGATGCTGTTCTGGCGGGTCCGGGGCGCCTCGTTCAAGACTTCCGTCAAGCAGCTCTACGACGCCAATCGGCTGCGGACCTCGCTGGTGGTCGGGCTGAGCCTGCTGTTCTGGTGCGGCCTGTTCGCGTTGTTCTACGAGGGGTTCAAGTTCCTCGTGCAGTACGTCGGCGGGCCCGGCGACACCTACCACGCGCGGACCGTGCAGTTCATCTTCCACATGTTCTTTGCGTCGCTGAACCTGATGCTGGTGTTCTCGTCGGCCATCATCACCTACGGCGGGTTGTTCGCGTCGCCGGAGACCCGCTTCCTGCTGACCCAGCCGGTACGCGCCGAGCGGATCGTGCTGCACAAGTTCCAGGAGGCGGTGCTGTTCAGCAGCTGGGGGTTCTTCCTGCTCGCCAGCCCGCTGGCGATCGCCTACGGCATCGTGACGCACGCGATGTGGTACTACTACGCGCTGGCGGTCCCGCTGATCTTGTCGTTCGTCTACATCCCGTGCGGGATCGGTTGCTTCTTGTGCCTGGCGTTGCTGCGGGGCCTGCCCAAGCTCTGGAAGGCCGTGGTGGCAGGCAGCGCGCTGGCCATCATCACGCTCACCTCCATCAGCATCTGGCAGAGCGTCCACAGCCCTCGCGACCCGCTCTTCGGGGACGCGTGGTTCAAGGCGACCATCTCGCGGTTCCGCTTCGCGCAGTCGGACTGGCTGCCCAGCAGCTGGCTCTCGAGCGGGCTGCTAGAGGCGGCCCAGCCGCTCGACGGGCTGGTTGATCAGCCGCTCGAGCTGCCGTACGTGCAGAGCTGCTTGTACCTGGCGGTGCTGATCAGCAACGCCCTGGTCTGCCACGTGCTGGTGGTCTGGTCGGGGCGGTGGTGGTACCGCCCGGCGTTCAGCATCCTCGAGTGCCGCACCCGCCGCGTCCGGCGGGGCGAGGTGGCGTGGCTCGACCGGATCGCGATGGTGGTCGTGTCGCCGCTGCCCCACCAGGTGCAGCTGCTGCTGGTGAAAGACTGGCGGCTGCTGCGGCGCGACCCGGTGCAGTGGTCGCAGTTTCTGATCTTCTTCGGGCTGCTGGGGCTCTACTTCCTGAACATCGACCGGTTCAGCGCCAAGTCTTCAGACGTCAGCTACGTGACGTGGGTCAACATGGTGAGCTTCCTGAACCTGGCGGTGGTGGGGCTGATCTTGTCGACCTTCACCACCCGGTTCATCTTCCCGATGCTGAGCCTTGAGGGCCGGCGGTTCTGGGTGCTGGGGCTGATGCCGGTCTCGCGCCGCACGCTGGTGATCAGCAAGTTCGTGTTCGCGGGGATCGGCTCGTGGGGGCCGTGCGCGCTGTTGGTCCTGCTCAGCGACCTGATGCTGCGGCTGCCGATGATGGTGCTGCTGGTCCACCAGCTGACGACCGTGATGCTCTGCTTCGGGCTCGCGGCGATGGCGGTCGGCCTGGGCGCGATGATGCCGGACTTCCGCGAGTCGTCGCCGTCGAAGATCGCCGCGGGGTTTGGCGGCACGCTGAACCTGGTGCTGAGCGCGCTGTACATCATTGTGATGGTGGTGTTGACCGCCCTGCCCTGCCACTTCTACCACATCGCGACCCAGAGCTCGCTCCACAACCGCCTGTTCGATCCGGACTCGCTCAGGTGGTGGCTGCTGGGCGGCACAGTGACCGCGGTGATTGTCTCGGTGGCGGCGATCACCATAGCGCTGAAGAAGGGTGTGCGGGCATTCGAGTCGCTGGAATTCCACTAG
- a CDS encoding ABC transporter ATP-binding protein has translation MIEFQDVSRNYGAKVAVKDLSLSIQAGELFSMLGHNGAGKTTTIKMLVGLLRPASGSVMVGGYDVVTQTRDAVQLIGYVPDQPYLYDKLSGREFLRFVAEMHGLSPDAVNDGLEREIDRFGLGGFVDDLTESYSHGMKQRTVFASALLHRPSVLVVDEPMVGLDPQSIRLVKDLFRSETANGLCVLMSTHTLTAAEEVSDRIGVMDQGEMIFQGTVDDLKAMHPQEGATLETLYLRMLNQEERAESPVEPGAAERAAGSILDAPPSH, from the coding sequence ATGATTGAATTCCAGGACGTCTCGCGGAACTACGGCGCTAAGGTGGCGGTCAAGGACCTCTCCCTCTCGATCCAAGCGGGCGAGCTCTTCTCGATGCTGGGGCACAACGGCGCCGGCAAGACCACCACCATCAAGATGCTGGTCGGCCTGCTGCGTCCGGCCTCCGGGTCGGTCATGGTCGGCGGCTACGACGTCGTGACCCAGACACGCGACGCCGTCCAACTGATCGGCTACGTGCCCGACCAGCCGTACCTGTACGACAAGCTCTCGGGGCGGGAGTTCCTGCGTTTTGTCGCGGAGATGCACGGCCTGAGTCCGGACGCCGTGAACGATGGGCTGGAGCGGGAGATCGATCGCTTTGGCCTGGGCGGCTTTGTCGACGACCTCACCGAAAGCTACTCGCACGGCATGAAGCAGCGCACCGTGTTCGCGTCGGCCCTGCTGCACCGGCCGAGCGTGCTGGTCGTGGACGAGCCGATGGTGGGCCTCGACCCGCAGAGCATTCGCCTGGTGAAGGACCTCTTCCGATCCGAAACCGCGAACGGCCTCTGCGTGCTGATGTCGACCCACACGCTGACCGCCGCCGAGGAGGTGTCCGACCGGATCGGCGTCATGGACCAGGGCGAGATGATCTTCCAGGGCACCGTCGACGACCTCAAGGCGATGCACCCCCAAGAGGGCGCCACGCTCGAGACGCTCTACCTACGGATGCTCAACCAAGAGGAGCGGGCCGAGTCGCCGGTCGAGCCGGGCGCCGCTGAGCGGGCCGCCGGCAGCATCCTCGACGCCCCCCCGAGCCACTAG
- the aroA gene encoding 3-phosphoshikimate 1-carboxyvinyltransferase, translating to MTASYAVQPATAPLNATIRPPGSKSITNRALVCAALAEGQSRLSGVLHSDDTRVMIEGLGKLGIGVTADGPTSLVVSGCGGQIPALEADLFIGNSGTTIRFLTAMVTLGHGAFRLDGVPRMRERPIGDLADALNTLGATVRCEGDSGCPPVSVHANGLPGGEATVRGDISSQFLSGLMMAAAGAEGEVSLGVVGELVSKPYVAMTLEVMRSFGASPSADNQLASFTIPASGYRGCDYEIEPDASAASYFWAAAAIVGGTVKVEGLSVDALQGDVGVVDCLESMGCHVQRDANSITVTGGKLRGAELNMNAISDTAQTIAAVALFAEGPTTITGIGHNRHKETDRIADLATELRRLGAAVDEHEDGMTITPGPLRSAQVQTYDDHRMAMSLALVGLKQPGVVILDPGCTSKTYPEYFRDLETLLQS from the coding sequence ATGACCGCTTCGTACGCTGTTCAGCCTGCTACTGCGCCCCTCAACGCCACCATCCGTCCGCCCGGGTCGAAGAGCATCACCAACCGCGCGCTGGTCTGCGCCGCGTTGGCCGAGGGGCAATCGCGTCTGTCCGGCGTGCTGCACAGCGACGACACACGCGTGATGATCGAAGGCCTGGGTAAGCTCGGCATCGGCGTCACGGCCGACGGGCCGACCTCGCTGGTAGTCTCCGGCTGCGGCGGGCAGATCCCGGCGCTGGAGGCCGACCTGTTCATCGGCAACAGCGGCACCACGATTCGCTTCTTGACCGCCATGGTGACGCTCGGCCACGGCGCGTTCCGCCTGGACGGCGTACCGCGGATGCGTGAGCGGCCGATCGGCGACCTGGCAGACGCGCTCAACACGCTCGGCGCCACGGTGCGGTGCGAGGGCGACAGCGGCTGTCCGCCGGTGTCGGTGCACGCCAACGGGCTGCCCGGCGGCGAGGCGACCGTCCGCGGTGATATCTCCAGTCAGTTCCTCAGTGGACTGATGATGGCCGCCGCCGGCGCCGAGGGGGAGGTCAGCCTTGGGGTCGTCGGAGAGCTCGTTTCGAAGCCGTACGTGGCGATGACGCTGGAGGTGATGCGTTCGTTTGGCGCGTCGCCTTCGGCCGACAACCAACTGGCCAGTTTCACTATCCCAGCCAGCGGCTACCGCGGGTGCGACTACGAGATCGAGCCCGACGCGTCGGCCGCGAGCTACTTCTGGGCGGCGGCCGCGATTGTCGGCGGCACGGTCAAGGTCGAAGGGCTGAGCGTCGACGCCCTGCAGGGCGATGTAGGCGTGGTCGACTGCCTGGAGTCGATGGGCTGCCACGTGCAGCGAGACGCCAACTCCATCACAGTGACCGGCGGCAAGCTGCGCGGCGCCGAACTAAATATGAACGCGATCAGCGACACCGCCCAAACGATCGCCGCGGTGGCGTTGTTTGCCGAGGGGCCGACGACCATTACCGGCATCGGGCACAATCGCCATAAGGAGACCGACCGCATCGCTGACTTGGCGACCGAGTTGCGGCGACTGGGCGCCGCGGTCGACGAGCACGAGGATGGCATGACCATCACGCCGGGCCCGCTCCGGTCTGCCCAGGTCCAGACCTACGACGACCACCGCATGGCGATGAGCCTGGCCCTGGTTGGCCTGAAGCAGCCGGGCGTCGTGATCCTCGATCCCGGCTGCACGTCGAAGACCTACCCCGAGTACTTCCGGGATCTTGAGACGCTCCTCCAGTCGTAG
- a CDS encoding PQQ-binding-like beta-propeller repeat protein, with amino-acid sequence MIAIARLAIVAAVMLLAATAQADDWKRFRGQGGASAGQVELPSDWSVETGENISWQADLPGKGVSCPIVVGGRVVVTASGGLDETRLYVLAYDSRTGAPLWRRQFWATGRTNCHDTSAVAANTPSTDGQRIFALYSSNDLVCVDLDGNVQWIRSLTEDHPGVGNDIGMASSTAVLGGVVVVQCECQQNSFAAGYDAKTGEQLWQQERPSQANWASPVAMHGPAGKPCVLLQSGRRLTMVDIKSGEQLWDETINCATISSATVADGRLYVPADGLLMVDPTKPELDVVWKETALGPGSPSPVVADGSLYIINGAGVMTCADAESGQRKWKTRLAGSFWATPVCSAGRLICINSKGDAFVVSAADGEVLSKPKLGADISATPAVADGGMFVRSNSKLWKIAPLQQASLPAAPTRIE; translated from the coding sequence ATGATCGCCATCGCACGTCTAGCAATCGTCGCCGCTGTGATGCTGCTGGCGGCAACCGCCCAGGCCGACGACTGGAAGCGCTTCCGTGGCCAGGGCGGCGCGTCGGCCGGCCAGGTTGAGCTCCCCTCGGACTGGTCGGTCGAGACCGGCGAGAACATCTCGTGGCAGGCCGACCTGCCCGGCAAGGGCGTGTCGTGCCCGATTGTTGTCGGCGGGCGGGTTGTCGTGACCGCCTCGGGCGGGCTCGACGAGACGCGTCTTTACGTGCTCGCCTACGACTCCCGTACCGGCGCCCCGCTCTGGCGCCGCCAGTTCTGGGCGACCGGCCGCACCAACTGCCACGACACCTCGGCGGTCGCTGCGAACACGCCCTCAACCGACGGCCAACGCATCTTCGCGCTTTACTCCTCTAACGACCTGGTCTGCGTCGACCTGGACGGCAATGTCCAATGGATCCGCTCGCTAACCGAGGACCACCCGGGCGTCGGCAACGACATCGGCATGGCTAGCTCGACGGCGGTGCTCGGCGGAGTGGTTGTGGTGCAGTGCGAGTGCCAGCAGAACTCGTTCGCCGCCGGCTACGACGCCAAAACCGGTGAGCAGCTCTGGCAACAAGAACGGCCCTCCCAGGCCAACTGGGCCAGCCCGGTCGCCATGCACGGCCCGGCCGGCAAGCCCTGCGTGCTGCTGCAGTCGGGGCGGCGGCTCACGATGGTCGACATCAAGTCCGGCGAGCAGCTGTGGGACGAGACGATTAACTGCGCCACCATCTCCAGCGCGACCGTGGCTGATGGACGGCTGTACGTGCCGGCCGATGGACTGCTGATGGTGGACCCCACCAAGCCCGAACTCGACGTAGTCTGGAAGGAGACCGCGCTCGGGCCCGGTTCGCCCAGCCCGGTGGTCGCGGATGGTAGTCTTTACATTATTAACGGCGCCGGCGTCATGACCTGCGCCGACGCCGAATCGGGCCAGCGGAAGTGGAAGACCCGCCTCGCCGGCTCGTTCTGGGCGACGCCGGTCTGCTCCGCCGGCAGGCTGATCTGCATCAACAGCAAGGGCGACGCGTTTGTCGTCTCAGCCGCCGACGGCGAGGTGCTCTCCAAGCCGAAGTTGGGGGCCGACATCTCCGCGACCCCCGCGGTCGCCGACGGTGGGATGTTCGTCCGCAGCAATTCAAAGCTGTGGAAGATCGCCCCGCTCCAACAGGCGTCGCTCCCCGCGGCGCCGACCCGGATCGAGTGA
- a CDS encoding FdhF/YdeP family oxidoreductase → MRKVKQGGGWPAVWYTLRKAREAGGLLRFWRAMRSRNACKTCALGMGGQSGGMVNELGHFPEVCKKSMQAMAADMQGAIKPDFWRRFGLREMRAMSPRELEHAGRLTEPMLHEPGQPGYRPIAWEDALGRIAAKLAEVTPQESFWYFSGRSSNEAGFLLQTFARLYGTNNVNNCSYYCHQASGVGLTSVTGSGTATLTLEDLDQSDLVFVIGGNPASNHPRLMRTLMDLRRRGDKVVVVNPLVETGMVRFAVPSDVRSLLFGSEIASRYVQPHIGGDLAMLTGIAKQIVELGAHDEGFLTSCCSGWEALRGKLAATSWEEILAKSGVTRDEIDQMAADYAAAKRVVFSWTMGITHQTHGVESVQAIANLALLRGMVGRPGAGLLPIRGHSNVQGMGSIGVTPVLKQAIFDRLESHFAVKLPTEPGRDTMDCIVGAERGELKVGFCLGGNLYGSNPDSAYAAQAMSQLEQVVYLSTTLNTGHAHGVGKETLILPVLARDEEPYATTQESMFNYVRLSDGGPRRLDGPRGEVEVIADIAARVTKLLSDKSAPQTGGLAAIDWDSMRDTGAIRAAIAKIVPGFDAIAKIDATKQEFQIDGRTFHTPRFATPDGRANLQTHALPELRGAGEGELRLMTIRSEGQFNTVVYEEHDLYRGVERRDVILMHPDDIGRFGVSAGGKVTVGGPAGRMQHITVVAHPEIRAGNAAMYFPEANALISRQLDPRSKTPAFKCVVVRVTPQEQVPGADLIASV, encoded by the coding sequence ATGCGGAAGGTTAAGCAGGGAGGCGGCTGGCCCGCGGTCTGGTACACGCTGCGCAAGGCCCGCGAGGCCGGCGGGCTGCTGCGGTTCTGGCGGGCCATGCGGAGCCGCAATGCCTGCAAGACCTGCGCCCTCGGCATGGGGGGCCAGAGCGGCGGCATGGTCAACGAGCTCGGCCACTTCCCCGAGGTTTGCAAGAAGTCGATGCAGGCAATGGCCGCCGACATGCAGGGCGCCATCAAGCCCGACTTCTGGAGGCGGTTTGGCCTCCGCGAGATGCGGGCCATGAGCCCCCGCGAGCTCGAGCACGCCGGCCGCCTGACCGAGCCGATGCTGCACGAGCCGGGTCAGCCGGGCTACCGGCCGATTGCGTGGGAAGATGCGCTCGGGCGGATCGCGGCGAAGCTCGCCGAGGTGACCCCGCAAGAGTCTTTCTGGTACTTCAGCGGCCGCAGCAGCAACGAGGCCGGCTTCTTGCTGCAGACCTTCGCGCGGCTGTACGGCACAAACAACGTCAACAACTGCAGCTACTACTGCCACCAAGCAAGCGGCGTTGGCCTGACCAGCGTCACCGGCAGCGGCACCGCGACGCTGACCCTCGAAGACCTCGACCAGTCGGACCTGGTGTTCGTGATCGGGGGCAACCCGGCCTCGAACCACCCGCGGCTGATGCGGACGCTGATGGACCTGCGTCGCCGCGGCGACAAGGTGGTGGTGGTCAACCCGCTGGTCGAAACCGGCATGGTACGCTTCGCCGTGCCGAGCGACGTCCGCAGCCTGCTGTTCGGGTCGGAGATCGCCAGCCGCTACGTGCAGCCCCACATCGGCGGCGACCTCGCCATGCTGACCGGCATCGCCAAACAGATCGTCGAGCTCGGTGCCCACGACGAGGGCTTCCTCACCAGCTGCTGCAGCGGCTGGGAAGCGCTGCGCGGCAAGCTCGCCGCGACCAGCTGGGAAGAGATCCTCGCCAAGTCGGGCGTCACGCGGGACGAGATCGACCAGATGGCCGCCGACTACGCGGCCGCCAAGCGGGTGGTCTTCAGCTGGACCATGGGCATCACCCACCAGACGCACGGGGTCGAAAGCGTGCAGGCGATCGCCAACCTGGCGCTGCTGCGCGGCATGGTCGGCCGCCCCGGCGCCGGGCTGCTGCCGATCCGCGGGCACTCGAATGTCCAGGGCATGGGCTCGATCGGCGTGACGCCGGTCCTCAAGCAGGCGATCTTCGACCGGCTCGAGTCGCACTTTGCAGTTAAGCTCCCCACCGAGCCGGGACGCGACACGATGGACTGCATCGTCGGCGCGGAACGGGGCGAACTCAAGGTCGGCTTCTGCCTGGGCGGCAACTTGTACGGCTCGAACCCCGACTCGGCCTACGCCGCCCAGGCGATGTCCCAGCTAGAGCAGGTAGTGTACCTCAGCACGACCCTCAACACGGGCCACGCGCACGGCGTCGGCAAGGAGACCCTCATCCTACCGGTGCTCGCCCGGGACGAGGAGCCCTACGCCACGACGCAGGAGTCGATGTTCAACTACGTCCGCCTGAGCGACGGCGGGCCGCGGCGGCTCGACGGCCCGCGGGGCGAGGTCGAGGTCATCGCCGACATCGCGGCCAGGGTGACGAAGCTGCTCAGCGACAAGTCCGCCCCCCAGACCGGCGGGCTGGCGGCGATCGACTGGGACTCGATGCGCGACACCGGCGCCATCCGCGCGGCGATCGCCAAGATCGTGCCCGGCTTCGACGCTATCGCCAAGATCGACGCGACCAAGCAAGAGTTCCAAATCGACGGCCGCACGTTCCACACGCCGCGGTTCGCCACGCCCGACGGCCGCGCGAACCTTCAAACGCACGCGCTGCCCGAACTACGGGGCGCCGGTGAAGGGGAGCTGCGGCTGATGACCATCCGCAGCGAGGGCCAGTTCAACACCGTGGTCTACGAGGAGCACGACCTGTACCGCGGCGTCGAGCGGCGCGACGTCATCCTCATGCACCCGGACGACATCGGCCGCTTCGGCGTCAGCGCCGGCGGCAAGGTCACCGTCGGCGGCCCCGCCGGGCGGATGCAGCACATCACCGTAGTCGCCCACCCAGAGATCCGGGCCGGCAACGCGGCCATGTACTTCCCCGAGGCCAATGCGCTGATCAGCCGCCAGCTCGACCCCCGCAGCAAGACGCCCGCCTTCAAGTGCGTGGTGGTGCGGGTCACGCCGCAGGAGCAGGTCCCGGGCGCCGATCTGATCGCGTCAGTTTAG
- a CDS encoding YdjY domain-containing protein — MSSYNCLFSLGSIGGLRGLLLAAFAWCAITAASFAEAPTADATDSTAIKPAADKAVEKADEQTDKAKAVPKRLPPPADAQPMPGAKNVWINRNTHTVYVDGAVSLRQGVLEMFACPKGTKEHESVVALDCKAYLVHTSLLAVGAKSGTPVRFVEEYIPPTGDVIDVSVQWIDPAGKRQTARAQQWVKDVKTGKAMTCEWVFAGSGFWKDEQTGKNHYMAEGGDLICVANFSTATLDVTAESTQANDGLMFEAFTEHVPALGTPVRVVLTAKPAADKPADGLPANGEPADGVPAKPVKLQ; from the coding sequence GTGTCATCTTACAATTGTCTGTTCAGCCTGGGTAGTATTGGTGGATTGCGCGGGCTTTTGCTCGCGGCGTTTGCGTGGTGCGCTATTACCGCGGCGAGTTTTGCCGAAGCCCCGACCGCTGACGCCACGGATTCGACCGCGATCAAGCCGGCCGCTGACAAAGCCGTCGAGAAGGCTGACGAGCAGACCGATAAAGCTAAGGCCGTGCCCAAGCGGCTTCCCCCGCCGGCAGACGCCCAGCCGATGCCGGGCGCCAAGAACGTCTGGATCAACCGCAACACTCACACCGTCTACGTCGACGGGGCCGTTTCGCTGCGGCAGGGCGTGCTAGAGATGTTCGCCTGCCCCAAGGGGACCAAGGAGCACGAGTCGGTCGTTGCGCTCGACTGCAAGGCGTACCTGGTGCACACCTCGCTGTTGGCGGTCGGCGCCAAGAGCGGCACGCCGGTCAGGTTTGTCGAGGAGTACATCCCCCCGACCGGCGATGTGATCGACGTCAGCGTGCAGTGGATCGACCCGGCCGGAAAACGCCAGACCGCCCGGGCCCAGCAGTGGGTCAAGGACGTCAAGACCGGCAAGGCGATGACCTGCGAATGGGTCTTCGCCGGCAGCGGCTTCTGGAAGGACGAGCAGACCGGCAAGAACCACTACATGGCGGAGGGGGGCGACCTGATCTGCGTGGCCAACTTCAGCACCGCCACGCTGGACGTCACCGCCGAGAGCACCCAGGCCAACGACGGCCTGATGTTCGAGGCCTTCACCGAGCATGTGCCGGCCCTCGGCACGCCGGTGCGGGTGGTGCTGACGGCCAAGCCCGCTGCCGACAAGCCGGCGGACGGGTTGCCAGCGAACGGTGAGCCGGCGGACGGGGTTCCCGCCAAGCCGGTCAAGCTGCAGTAG
- a CDS encoding YggS family pyridoxal phosphate-dependent enzyme — protein sequence MTDRSTLVRQNLQAVQSRIADAAQRAGRAADEVRLVGVTKYVDADATALLANAGCSTLGESRPQQLWEKADSPELAGRSIEWHLIGHLQRNKVRQTLPHVALLHSIDSLRLLKAVQQAAAAIGQPARALLEVNCSGDAEKHGFAPDELDAVVGSLAEYPDVEIHGLMTMAAREGGADQARNNFALLRELRERVAPNAPDGVSLTELSMGMSGDFEEAIAEGATMVRVGSTLWEGLR from the coding sequence ATGACCGATCGTTCTACGCTCGTCCGACAGAACCTCCAGGCGGTTCAATCGCGTATCGCCGACGCAGCCCAGCGGGCGGGCCGCGCCGCGGACGAGGTCCGCCTGGTCGGGGTCACGAAGTACGTCGACGCGGACGCCACCGCGTTGTTGGCCAACGCCGGCTGCTCCACGCTCGGCGAGAGCCGCCCGCAGCAGCTGTGGGAGAAGGCCGACTCGCCCGAGCTAGCCGGGCGGTCAATCGAGTGGCACCTGATCGGCCACCTGCAGCGGAACAAGGTCCGACAGACGCTGCCGCACGTCGCGCTGCTGCACTCGATCGACAGCCTACGGCTGCTGAAGGCCGTGCAGCAGGCGGCCGCGGCGATCGGCCAGCCGGCCCGGGCGCTCTTGGAGGTCAATTGCTCGGGCGACGCCGAGAAGCACGGCTTCGCGCCCGACGAGCTCGACGCGGTCGTCGGCTCGCTGGCCGAGTACCCCGATGTGGAGATCCACGGCCTGATGACAATGGCCGCCCGCGAGGGGGGCGCCGACCAGGCCCGCAATAACTTCGCGTTGCTCCGCGAGCTGCGGGAACGGGTCGCGCCGAACGCCCCCGATGGGGTTTCGCTGACCGAGCTGTCGATGGGCATGTCGGGGGACTTCGAGGAGGCCATCGCCGAGGGCGCCACCATGGTCCGCGTCGGCTCGACCCTGTGGGAAGGGCTCCGCTAA
- the ispG gene encoding (E)-4-hydroxy-3-methylbut-2-enyl-diphosphate synthase, whose amino-acid sequence MPDIQRNATRSVAIGSITIGGGAPIAVQSMTATHTQNIDATVAQVNALADAGADVVRIAVDSKQDAAALAEIRRQTSANLSVDLQENYRLAELVAPHVDKVRYNPGHLYHHERTKPWEEKVKYLAGVAADNDCAMRVGVNCGSVDPAKKERYDPADSISPMLESAWEHCELLDSLGFTRYCVSLKDSDPQKVIEVNTRFAERRPDVPLHLGVTEAGMPPDGVIKTRIAFEQLIGRGMGDTLRVSLTVPNDRKPEEIRAGRDILADIAAGRVRSVVDYGLSTLNIISCPSCSRVENEAFVELAAQVKEMTQYAKDHAVTIAVMGCRVNGPGETDDADLGLWCGPNTVNLKKGEETLGQFGYEEILPRLKSELDAIIAAKV is encoded by the coding sequence ATGCCAGACATCCAGCGCAATGCGACCCGTAGCGTCGCGATCGGTTCGATCACGATCGGCGGCGGCGCCCCGATCGCCGTCCAGAGCATGACGGCCACCCACACCCAGAACATCGACGCCACCGTTGCGCAGGTCAACGCGCTGGCCGACGCCGGGGCCGACGTGGTCCGCATCGCGGTCGACAGCAAGCAGGACGCCGCCGCGCTGGCCGAGATCCGCCGGCAGACCTCGGCCAACCTGTCGGTCGACCTGCAGGAGAACTACCGCCTGGCAGAGCTCGTGGCGCCGCACGTCGACAAGGTCCGCTACAACCCCGGGCACCTGTACCACCACGAGCGGACCAAGCCGTGGGAAGAGAAGGTGAAGTACCTGGCGGGCGTCGCCGCCGACAACGATTGCGCGATGCGGGTCGGCGTCAACTGCGGCAGCGTCGACCCGGCCAAGAAGGAACGCTACGACCCGGCCGACTCGATCTCGCCGATGCTCGAGAGCGCGTGGGAGCACTGCGAGCTGCTCGACTCGCTCGGCTTCACGCGGTACTGCGTGTCACTCAAGGACTCCGACCCGCAGAAGGTGATCGAGGTCAACACCCGCTTCGCCGAGCGGCGTCCCGACGTGCCGCTGCACCTCGGCGTGACCGAGGCCGGCATGCCGCCCGACGGCGTCATCAAGACCCGCATCGCGTTCGAGCAGCTGATCGGTCGGGGCATGGGCGACACGCTGCGGGTGTCGCTCACCGTGCCGAACGACCGCAAGCCGGAGGAGATCCGGGCCGGGCGTGATATCCTGGCCGACATCGCCGCCGGCCGCGTCCGCTCGGTAGTCGACTACGGCCTCTCGACGCTCAACATCATCAGCTGCCCGAGCTGCAGCCGCGTCGAGAACGAGGCCTTCGTCGAGCTGGCCGCCCAGGTCAAGGAGATGACCCAATACGCCAAGGACCACGCGGTGACGATCGCCGTGATGGGCTGCCGCGTGAACGGCCCCGGCGAGACCGACGACGCCGACCTCGGACTGTGGTGCGGCCCCAACACGGTCAATCTCAAGAAGGGCGAGGAGACCCTTGGCCAATTCGGCTACGAGGAAATCCTGCCCCGGCTCAAGAGCGAGCTCGACGCGATCATCGCGGCGAAGGTATAG